Proteins found in one Lachancea thermotolerans CBS 6340 chromosome C complete sequence genomic segment:
- the MRPL25 gene encoding mitochondrial 54S ribosomal protein mL59 (similar to uniprot|P23369 Saccharomyces cerevisiae YGR076C MRPL25 Mitochondrial ribosomal protein of the large subunit) → MSSAPLKQYFQLLPDKLRTFFKKYPPNVKYSDKATSTGAIDANPFLANKHPITGKYHNPKYSLRRMSDLYKLAHQYGLQELLPPSNKLFFDEKYEKKKLMKGVLIPKGHKHELAQSEKMQKMREAIKNADQYILEVKGRKYMKKLEKRKEEKRPRWF, encoded by the coding sequence ATGTCTAGTGCTCCTTTGAAACAGTACTTCCAACTGCTTCCTGACAAGCTCAGAACGTTTTTTAAGAAGTACCCGCCTAATGTAAAATACAGCGACAAGGCTACTTCAACGGGTGCGATTGACGCCAATCCATTTCTGGCCAACAAGCATCCAATAACCGGAAAGTACCACAACCCAAAGTATTCATTGAGGCGTATGAGCGACTTGTACAAGCTCGCTCATCAATACGGATTGCAAGAACTTTTACCCCCAAGTAACAAGCTATTCTTCGACGAAAAGtacgaaaagaagaagctgatgAAGGGCGTGCTGATTCCAAAAGGCCACAAACATGAATTGGCGCAGTCTGAGAAGATGCAGAAGATGCGTGAGgctatcaaaaatgcagaCCAGTACATCCTGGAAGTCAAAGGTCGTAAGTACatgaagaaacttgaaaagaggAAGGAGGAAAAAAGGCCTCGCTGGTTCTGA
- the UPF3 gene encoding Upf3p (weakly similar to uniprot|P48412 Saccharomyces cerevisiae YGR072W UPF3 Component of the nonsense-mediated mRNA decay (NMD) pathway along with Nam7p and Nmd2p involved in decay of mRNA containing nonsense codons) encodes MDERPQNGAEQNLKKHQGRKQAGKGHQTPKKPKPEAVGLNTSTNSKSKKKYRKSKDAAVRSSAQYKLVLRQLPPNLMEEQFFDTVSAAVGSDFLQQHVEDRYFFKGHFSRKPFKLPTYSRAYMTFNEAEKLQFFAKSVSAVTFVDDTNNSMVPTVTLSPYLKKLRTEESKGLRKTKDLIEGTIEQDRTFQTFLKSLDLLENHKQEYQYADLSVIMPLEKALRRKLEEEARVKAQGEKAMIALAGQVAKETTKAKKKKKKKKNKAATEGTEVKKKRPQSTTASTSQEKQNMVIIEAAGRRELQRRERIKKKSEIKEKKAAAANSANPADANVSKAASVKAKGKAAKKNKNKRPNSKNKKKNEAKDKTADASSDKSVPKTKPKPKPQKKESNE; translated from the coding sequence ATGGATGAAAGGCCCCAAAATGGAGCTGAGCAAAACCTGAAAAAGCATCAAGGGCGGAAACAGGCTGGAAAAGGTCACCAGACCCCTAAGAAGCCCAAACCAGAAGCAGTCGGACTTAATACTAGCACTAATTCTaaatcaaagaagaagtacAGAAAGTCGAAAGATGCCGCTGTTCGCTCCTCGGCTCAATATAAGCTAGTGTTGCGGCAACTGCCGCCCAATTTAATGGAGGAGCAGTTTTTCGACACTGTTTCTGCGGCGGTAGGCTCGGATTTTTTGCAGCAACACGTTGAGGACCGttacttcttcaaaggGCACTTTTCCAGAAAACCCTTCAAGCTGCCGACTTACTCTCGAGCTTACATGACCTTCAATGAAGCCGAAAAGCTGCAATTTTTCGCTAAATCAGTCAGCGCCGTTACCTTCGTGGACGATACCAACAACTCCATGGTTCCCACAGTTACACTGAGCCCTTACTTGAAAAAACTTAGAACCGAAGAAAGCAAGGGCTTAAGAAAGACCAAGGATTTAATTGAGGGGACCATTGAACAGGACAGGACATTCCAGACGTTCTTAAAGTCCTTAGACCTTTTAGAAAATCACAAGCAAGAATATCAATATGCAGATCTAAGTGTCATCATGCCGCTTGAAAAGGCGCTTCGCCGCAAgctggaagaagaggcacGGGTTAAAGCCCAGGGCGAAAAGGCTATGATTGCACTGGCTGGGCAGGTGGCGAAGGAAACGACAaaggcgaagaagaaaaagaagaagaagaagaataaAGCCGCTACTGAGGGGACGgaagtcaaaaagaaaaGGCCTCAAAGCACAACTGCAAGCACTAGCCAAGAGAAGCAGAACATGGTAATAATCGAAGCTGCGGGCAGACGAGAATTgcaaagaagagaaaggatcaaaaagaagtccgaaatcaaagagaagaaggctgCAGCCGCAAATTCAGCAAATCCTGCAGACGCCAATGTTAGCAAAGCGGCTTCTGTTAAGGCTAAAGGTAAAgcagccaagaagaacaagaatAAGCGGCCAAACTctaaaaacaagaagaaaaatgaggCCAAGGACAAAACTGCAGATGCTTCCAGCGATAAAAGTGTGCccaaaacaaagccaaagccGAAGCCCCAAAAGAAAGAGTCTAACGAGTGA
- a CDS encoding KLTH0C08404p (conserved hypothetical protein): protein MLFFRDKFIVIAYVRYIKNRIYINALTKLKTTAHGLRNMSVASMSVQTRQISIAARYNVLLTKYPLLTKMVTGAVLSALSELVSQFTTASKTQDKDEKQLSILQKLASALQKPRYRKLLSMFLYGGLVNAPINHFCYGWITRFTSRNVAPKWKRMAQLCGSWFIVSPVQVFFLVIALTLVNLDQGASKLSQKLDAVKSSLRSKYGPMLSSSVISATAFVSIAQQFIAPEKWSVFFSFAYAALNTGQNIYLKRGAKDSSKERAE from the coding sequence ATGTTATTCTTTCGTGATAAGTTTATCGTTATCGCATATGTCCGTTATATTAAAAATCGTATTTATATAAACGCATTAACGAAATTAAAAACCACCGCGCATGGGCTCCGTAACATGAGTGTAGCCAGCATGTCCGTTCAAACACGCCAAATTAGCATTGCCGCTAGGTACAATGTTCTTCTTACAAAGTACCCGCTATTAACCAAGATGGTAACTGGTGCAGTGCTCAGTGCGCTAAGTGAACTTGTAAGTCAATTCACTACTGCATCGAAAACACAAGATAAGGATGAGAAGCAACTGAGTATCTTGCAGAAGTTGGCGAGTGCCTTGCAGAAGCCACGTTATCGGAAGCTCCTCTCGATGTTCTTGTACGGAGGTCTTGTTAACGCTCCGATCAATCACTTCTGTTACGGCTGGATAACCCGCTTCACGAGTCGCAACGTGGCCCCAAAATGGAAACGCATGGCCCAGTTATGCGGCTCCTGGTTTATTGTGAGTCCTGTTCAGGTGTTTTTCCTTGTCATCGCCCTTACGCTGGTCAACTTAGATCAGGGTGCTTCTAAGCTGTCTCAAAAGCTAGACGCAGTGAAGTCCAGCCTCCGGAGTAAATATGGACCAATGCTATCGAGCAGTGTGATAAGTGCCACTGCATTTGTGTCTATTGCACAACAGTTCATCGCACCAGAGAAGTGGTCGGTATTCTTCAGTTTTGCGTATGCTGCTTTGAACACGGGCCAGAACATATACTTAAAACGAGGTGCCAAGGACAGTAGCAAAGAACGCGCAGAGTAA
- the PSF1 gene encoding DNA replication protein PSF1 (highly similar to uniprot|Q12488 Saccharomyces cerevisiae YDR013W PSF1 Subunit of the GINS complex (Sld5p Psf1p Psf2p Psf3p) which binds to DNA replication origins and facilitates assembly of the DNA replication machinery), whose amino-acid sequence MYGDLGSKLVLEAKRAQQLSQSSGSDQLPLYQDDLVRNILREIAHLKKNAEILKSQQELENFDNKVAKCQYFVTLLCMERNKRCLLAYQKLRSDALDAAAWNRNGLDAMSSLNTAKDGSTNLSHHEQEYLKDYVQLITDMKSGDYTDIDLSGSLTPPSDVFIDVRVLKDAGEIQTEYGVFNLIKDSQFFVRQADVERLIQQGYLQKL is encoded by the coding sequence ATGTACGGCGACCTTGGTAGCAAGCTAGTTCTCGAGGCCAAGAGAGCCCAACAGCTGAGTCAGAGTTCTGGCTCTGACCAGTTGCCGTTGTACCAAGATGATCTTGTAAGGAATATCTTAAGAGAAATAGCacacttgaagaagaacgcCGAAATTCTCAAGTCGCAacaagagctggaaaatttCGACAATAAGGTTGCGAAGTGTCAGTATTTCGTTACTTTGCTCTGCATGGAGCGCAATAAAAGATGTTTACTTGCGTACCAAAAACTTCGAAGCGATGCGTTGGACGCAGCTGCGTGGAACAGGAACGGGCTGGACGCGATGTCCTCACTTAACACTGCCAAAGACGGTAGCACTAATCTCTCGCACCATGAGCAAGAGTACCTAAAAGACTATGTCCAGCTCATCACTGATATGAAAAGTGGAGATTACACAGATATTGACTTATCTGGCAGCCTCACTCCGCCCAGCGATGTGTTCATAGACGTGAGAGTGCTTAAAGATGCAGGCGAGATTCAGACCGAATACGGTGTATTCAATCTGATCAAGGACTCACAATTTTTTGTTAGACAAGCCGATGTTGAGAGACTTATTCAGCAGGGATATTTACAGAAACTTTAG
- the SIT4 gene encoding type 2A-related serine/threonine-protein phosphatase SIT4 (highly similar to uniprot|P20604 Saccharomyces cerevisiae YDL047W SIT4 Type 2A-related serine-threonine phosphatase that functions in the G1/S transition of the mitotic cycle cytoplasmic and nuclear protein that modulates functions mediated by Pkc1p including cell wall and actin cytoskeleton organization) codes for MVERGPDQWLEKIKKCQSLSENEMKQLCEMVKELLMEESNIQPVQTPVTVCGDIHGQFHDLLELFRTAGGFPDQVNYIFLGDYVDRGYYSLETFTLLMCLKVRYPSRLTLVRGNHESRQITQVYGFYEECLNKYGSTTVWKYCCQVFDFLTLAAIIDGKILCVHGGLSPEIRMLDQIRVLSRAQEVPHEGGFSDLLWSDPDNVDAWQVSPRGAGWLFGSKVAREFNHVNGLNLIARAHQLVMEGFKYHFPEKDVVTVWSAPNYCYRCGNVASVMKVDEDLEPTFKIFSAVPDDYIQETNHNNQRGGYFL; via the coding sequence ATGGTGGAAAGAGGTCCCGACCAATGGCTGGAGAAGATTAAGAAATGCCAGTCTCTGAGCGAGAACGAGATGAAGCAGTTGTGTGAAATGGTGAAGGAACTTCTGATGGAGGAGTCAAACATTCAGCCCGTGCAGACGCCTGTTACGGTATGTGGCGATATCCACGGTCAGTTTCACGAtctgctcgagctttttcGGACCGCGGGCGGATTTCCAGATCAGGTGAATTACATCTTTCTTGGAGACTACGTGGATCGTGGCTACTACAGCTTGGAGACGTTCACACTCCTGATGTGCTTAAAAGTTAGGTATCCCTCGCGGTTGACGCTGGTGCGGGGCAATCACGAGTCGCGCCAAATCACACAGGTATATGGTTTCTACGAGGAGTGCCTGAACAAGTACGGCTCTACCACAGTGTGGAAGTATTGCTGCCAAGTTTTCGACTTTTTGACTCTTGCTGCGATCATCGACGGCAAAATCCTCTGCGTGCATGGTGGTCTTTCGCCTGAAATCCGCATGCTAGATCAGATCCGTGTGCTCTCGCGTGCACAGGAAGTACCACACGAAGGTGGGTTCTCTGACCTGCTGTGGAGTGACCCCGATAACGTTGACGCGTGGCAGGTGTCGCCCAGAGGCGCCGGTTGGCTGTTCGGAAGCAAGGTGGCACGCGAGTTCAACCACGTTAATGGACTGAACTTAATCGCACGCGCCCACCAGCTGGTCATGGAGGGGTTTAAATACCACTTTCCGGAGAAAGATGTAGTAACCGTGTGGTCTGCGCCGAACTACTGCTACCGATGCGGCAATGTTGCTAGTGTCATGAAGGTTGACGAGGATCTTGAACCcactttcaagatcttctctGCGGTTCCCGATGACTACATTCAAGAAACAAACCACAACAATCAACGAGGCGGGTACTTTTTATAG
- the PDX3 gene encoding pyridoxamine-phosphate oxidase PDX3 (highly similar to uniprot|P38075 Saccharomyces cerevisiae YBR035C PDX3 Pyridoxine (pyridoxamine) phosphate oxidase has homologs in E. coli and Myxococcus xanthus transcription is under the general control of nitrogen metabolism): MASDETKNPIIFAPETYQYNKDSLNESELAQDPIVEFTKWFADAKNDPTEMIPEAVNFSSAELPSGRVSSRILLFKELDERGFTIYSNWETSRKAQDIRSNPQAALTFFWRNLQRQVRVEGIVEKVSRETSERYFNTRPRGSKVGAWSSPQSAPLKDRAELQKLVDDNEARFEGVEEVPCPDFWGGVRIVPLMIEFWQGRPSRLHDRIVFKRESEKDPWQMLRIAP; the protein is encoded by the exons ATGGCTAGCGACGAAACTAAGAACCCCATCATCT TTGCTCCAGAGACGTATCAGTACAACAAGGACTCTTTGAACGAGAGCGAGTTGGCACAAGACCCCATTGTCGAGTTCACCAAATGGTTCGCGGACGCTAAAAATGACCCCACCGAAATGATTCCCGAGGCCGTGAACTTCTCCTCAGCAGAACTTCCCAGCGGAAGAGTATCTTCCAGAATCTTGTTATTCAAAGAACTGGACGAGCGCGGGTTCACCATTTATTCCAATTGGGAGACTTCGAGAAAGGCGCAGGACATTCGAAGCAACCCACAAGCTGCCCTCACCTTTTTCTGGAGAAATCTGCAAAGGCAAGTTAGAGTTGAGGGTATTGTTGAGAAGGTTAGTAGAGAGACATCGGAGCGGTACTTCAACACGAGACCCCGTGGCTCTAAGGTTGGTGCGTGGTCCTCGCCTCAGTCTGCTCCACTCAAAGATCGCGCTgagctccaaaagcttGTGGATGATAACGAAGCCAGATTTGAGGGTGTGGAGGAGGTTCCATGCCCCGACTTCTGGGGCGGTGTGAGAATCGTGCCTCTTATGATCGAGTTCTGGCAGGGCAGACCAAGCCGTCTGCACGACAGAATCGTGTTCAAGAGAGAATCTGAAAAGGACCCTTGGCAAATGTTGAGAATAGCGCCTTAA
- the PRP38 gene encoding U4/U6-U5 snRNP complex subunit PRP38 (similar to uniprot|Q00723 Saccharomyces cerevisiae YGR075C PRP38 Unique component of the U4/U6.U5 tri-snRNP particle dispensable for spliceosome assembly but required for conformational changes which lead to catalytic activation of the spliceosome): MSREFHVDENVSTKQLNHQSTSLVIPQLARTRIHNSMYYKINLDPASLRGDTMVQLSKTMMRDFGTCRDNARRMALVCGGVEFKCLLMKLVHLRPQWGQIVTILQKGNERSSKFDNKYLVVLVLVYLRIQYYFLPDTSDEEKVTGVLNLNKRGSVSSGTLRGLFRIYLSDYRKVKSINLETDYWYNSASKVPKTLHIDEVVDWLCTQDQIWGIPLGRCQWCNIFKETSSEEESSDGSSDNSGDESAEEDSDNASS, translated from the coding sequence ATGTCGCGAGAGTTTCATGTGGACGAAAATGTTTCGACTAAGCAGTTGAATCACCAATCTACGTCCCTTGTAATACCGCAGCTTGCAAGGACCAGAATTCACAATTCTATGTACTACAAGATCAACCTCGACCCAGCATCTCTGCGAGGCGATACCATGGTCCAACTGTCTAAGACAATGATGCGCGACTTTGGCACGTGTCGTGACAATGCGCGCCGTATGGCATTGGTCTGCGGCGGCGTTGAGTTCAAGTGCTTGCTAATGAAGCTAGTTCATCTAAGGCCTCAATGGGGCCAGATTGTCACCATATTGCAAAAGGGAAACGAGCGGTCGTCAAAGTTTGACAACAAATATTTGGTGGTTCTTGTCCTCGTCTATCTGCGAATACAATACTACTTTTTGCCGGACACCTCTGATGAGGAGAAGGTGACTGGCGTCCTTAATCTCAATAAGCGGGGAAGTGTCAGTTCTGGAACCTTGCGGGGCCTCTTTAGGATCTACTTGAGTGATTATCGTAAGGTCAAGTCAATTAACCTAGAAACAGACTACTGGTATAACTCTGCTAGCAAAGTGCCAAAGACACTCCACATCGATGAAGTGGTGGACTGGCTCTGCACCCAGGATCAAATATGGGGGATTCCTCTAGGCAGGTGTCAATGGTGCAATATATTCAAAGAGACTAGTAgtgaggaagaaagcagTGATGGTAGTAGCGACAACAGTGGCGACGAAAGTGCAGAGGAAGACAGCGATAATGCAAGTAGCTAA
- the RAD61 gene encoding Rad61p (some similarities with uniprot|Q99359 Saccharomyces cerevisiae YDR014W RAD61 Protein of unknown function mutation confers radiation sensitivity), with product MRSYGKRGRFRSLVRPHQTQLQEFSDEEESFQENTSDKAMEAVTPKSSFDADALNAGEKRNTTKEKTSGLDIFDFLDEPVRKKRKRAAQVKADSDACEEAEYDAVDAFFSSQAEQSFQSTIDDANSMLSRICGESNAKSEWESSGTQDDIDARTPDDTDNKVMYGKSRTMLHCEDEPEVTVEPPEESHDSAEPSTHHFNHLKTMGESLKYQDDLEFMMQKEAQMTLAAKTSNLLIFVLNLINNAGFFEYVMKYSRKEIWQWCLHLGNCEDPVLRHLCAFIYSKLPLDADDPMWGELNLYEFVLPLTSQKSGTLKIKGSKFTEMSYLEFLNATESKPGLYYALLLWPPFLGHQKEIDQNVVDAFTALLQNSCEYVDTILPIVEKLVSKETVEGHSTSYKNMMQALVPLFEPHARNDSLIKALVKMTNESTLVAELKDGQKTVLLTNSLEFLLAYDRFLFDEQESELLDIFVLYLGLALNLVKALKQDDAVFEDKNPLMERLKRTFQDLQAASDESNQHNFNQNIFILIYCYIAMHYKVRLQEAERAFVIPRLEAFSQEIKRYNESIYTAIAVILTPDILAPN from the coding sequence ATGAGAAGTTACGGCAAACGCGGGCGCTTCAGGAGCCTTGTCCGGCCCCATCAGACTCAATTGCAAGAGTTTAGTGATGAAGAGGagagttttcaagaaaataCGAGTGACAAGGCCATGGAAGCAGTGACGCCAAAGTCAAGCTTCGACGCTGACGCGCTAAATGCAGGAGAGAAGCGAAACACTACTAAAGAGAAGACGTCAGGGCTTGATATATTCGACTTCCTTGACGAACCTGTTCGTAAAAAAAGGAAACGAGCCGCCCAAGTGAAGGCTGATAGCGACGCGTGCGAGGAAGCTGAGTACGATGCCGTGGACGCGTTTTTTTCGAGCCAAGCTGAGcagagctttcaaagtaCAATTGATGATGCAAACTCTATGTTATCAAGAATTTGCGGCGAGTCTAATGCAAAATCTGAGTGGGAGTCGTCTGGAACGCAAGACGATATAGACGCTCGCACACCTGATGACACCGACAACAAGGTTATGTATGGGAAAAGCAGAACGATGTTGCATTGCGAAGATGAACCGGAAGTGACGGTTGAGCCACCAGAAGAATCGCATGATAGCGCTGAACCCTCCACACATCACTTCAATCATTTGAAAACGATGGGCGAATCGCTGAAATACCAGGATGATCTAGAATTCATGatgcaaaaagaagcacaGATGACATTGGCGGCTAAGACATCAAACCTTCTTATTTTTGTACTCAATCTGATAAACAATGCCGGTTTCTTCGAGTATGTGATGAAGTACAGCCGAAAGGAAATTTGGCAGTGGTGTTTGCATTTAGGAAATTGCGAGGACCCGGTCCTTCGGCATTTATGTGCTTTCATATATTCAAAACTGCCATTAGATGCCGACGACCCTATGTGGGGGGAGCTGAACCTTTATGAATTTGTGTTACCCTTGACATCTCAAAAAAGTGGAACGTTGAAAATAAAAGGGAGTAAATTCACCGAAATGAGTTACCTTGAATTTCTAAATGCAACAGAATCAAAACCAGGTCTCTACTATGCTCTTTTGCTGTGGCCGCCTTTCTTAGGACACCAAAAAGAGATTGAtcaaaatgttgttgatgctTTTACAGCTTTGCTGCAAAACAGTTGCGAGTATGTTGACACCATTTTAccaattgttgaaaagctggttTCAAAGGAGACAGTAGAGGGCCATTCAACTTCTTACAAAAACATGATGCAAGCTCTGGTACCGCTTTTTGAGCCTCATGCGCGCAACGACAGCCTTATTAAAGCTTTGGTTAAAATGACCAACGAGAGTACGCTAGTTGCTGAATTAAAAGATGGCCAGAAAACAGTTCTTTTGACAAACTCACTAGAATTCTTGCTTGCGTATGACCGCTTCCTTTTCGACGAACAAGAGAGCGAATTGTTGGATATCTTCGTTTTGTACTTGGGGCTGGCACTGAATTTAGTAAAGGCCCTAAAGCAAGACGATGCTGTATTTGAAGATAAAAATCCGTTGATGGAACGACTAAAGCGCACTTTTCAGGACCTGCAGGCAGCATCTGACGAGTCCAATCAACACAACTTCAATCAAAACATCTTTATCCTCATTTACTGCTATATCGCAATGCACTATAAGGTCCGCTTACAAGAAGCGGAACGGGCCTTTGTGATTCCgagacttgaagctttctccCAAGAAATAAAGCGGTACAACGAAAGTATATACACTGCGATTGCAGTTATATTGACCCCCGACATACTAGCACCCAATTAA
- the SMD1 gene encoding mRNA splicing protein SMD1 (highly similar to uniprot|Q02260 Saccharomyces cerevisiae YGR074W SMD1 Homolog of human core snRNP protein D1 involved in snRNA maturation U6 snRNP protein), giving the protein MKLVHFLMKLRNEQVTIELKNGTTVWGTLQTVSPQMNATLTDVKLSLPNKSGNSAVASVFLSGGQRNSEQKTTSLQYINIRGNTIRQIILPDSLNLDTLLVDERHLNRLRRTGKVTNDHNKKRRMDSNGGPVKRPKRAL; this is encoded by the coding sequence ATGAAGCTGGTAcactttttgatgaaactgCGCAATGAGCAAGTCACTATAGAGCTGAAGAATGGAACAACGGTGTGGGGAACGCTGCAAACTGTGTCGCCTCAAATGAATGCTACTCTTACGGATGTCAAGCTATCGCTTCCTAACAAATCCGGAAACAGCGCAGTCGCTAGTGTGTTCCTGAGTGGAGGCCAACGCAACTCTGAACAAAAAACAACGTCGTTACAGTATATCAATATCCGTGGCAATACCATTCGGCAGATAATCCTGCCAGACTCGCTGAACTTGGATACGTTACTAGTAGACGAAAGACACCTCAATCGGTTGAGACGCACGGGGAAGGTCACTAACGACCAtaacaagaagagaaggatgGACTCAAACGGGGGCCCAGTCAAGAGGCCAAAGAGGGCCCTTTGA
- the THP1 gene encoding Thp1p (similar to uniprot|Q08231 Saccharomyces cerevisiae YOL072W THP1 Nuclear pore-associated protein forms a complex with Sac3p that is involved in transcription and in mRNA export from the nucleus contains a PAM domain implicated in protein-protein binding), producing MEGDSLKQFFVEVSKGDLSLLNVILEQNGTLIARLQLVLQKYDSDEDIEALVEKQKLHGGSWTRFNILMTSFLKLCRDLNPWSLWESSDLIYTYYQDLTNCLLNDSFPVDNLVTLFQTTTEYIVPLSRQLDANYLALGTRQHQFLAHVSSIITKLFNSIKPRFEEPAVSFESLPRKQQILLYTANKLNNIYMRIDSSSSCANIFKNVKPKSAIQHFSQFPLREQVEYRYLLGRYYLLNHRVSNAFHQLNSAFGMLITTYRSKECPPAVQRNLQRILKYLLPAGILFGKMPSIQFCAQLSQNLASSYQQLATAVKTGNFASFHNWLNENEAVLRRQNLLILLLEKVPLLIYRNLVRRVVIDFCFPQTLNKISYEILEHALAMSLGNPPLSKPIYTAINVPEDIPNVLETLVNLTLLKANCFPLSKQCVFPKTQNINDIFPEVNRRLVALYPLNAEDAWLDD from the coding sequence ATGGAAGGTGATTCTTTGAAACAATTCTTTGTCGAGGTATCTAAGGGGGACCTTTCCCTTTTAAACGTTATACTGGAGCAGAATGGTACGCTGATAGCTCGACTACAATTGGTGCTCCAAAAATATGACTCCGATGAAGACATAGAGGCGCTTGTAGAAAAGCAAAAGTTACATGGTGGTTCCTGGACGAGATTTAATATATTAATGACTAGCTTCTTAAAGCTTTGCAGAGACCTAAACCCATGGTCTTTGTGGGAAAGTTCGGACCTGATCTACACATACTACCAAGACTTGACCAACTGCCTATTGAATGACTCCTTTCCTGTCGATAATCTCGTAACACTATTCCaaacaacaacagaatACATTGTTCCACTTTCCAGACAGCTAGACGCAAATTATCTTGCCCTAGGCACTCGCCAGCATCAATTCCTTGCGCATGTTTCTTCAATTATAACGAAGCTATTTAACAGCATAAAGCCTCGCTTCGAGGAGCCTGCCGTTAGCTTCGAAAGTCTTCCGCGGAAACAGCAGATTTTATTGTACACTGCTAACAAATTGAACAACATCTACATGCGCATAGactcgtcttcctcgtGCGCtaatattttcaaaaatgttaAACCAAAATCTGCTATCCAGCATTTCTCACAGTTTCCATTGCGTGAGCAAGTGGAGTACCGTTATCTGCTAGGACGTTATTATCTTCTCAACCATCGCGTGTCCAACGCATTTCATCAGTTAAACAGCGCGTTTGGCATGCTGATTACGACTTACAGGAGCAAAGAGTGTCCGCCTGCAGTTCAAAGAAACTTACAAAGAATTCTCAAGTACTTGCTACCAGCTGGcattctttttggcaaaatgCCATCTATCCAGTTCTGCGCACAACTAAGTCAGAATCTTGCTTCTAGCTATCAGCAGTTAGCAACTGCAGTCAAAACTGGAAATTTCGCTAGCTTTCATAATTGGTTAAACGAAAACGAGGCCGTGCTGAGGCGGCAAAACCTACTTATACTACTGCTAGAGAAAGTTCCTCTTCTGATCTATCGCAACCTGGTACGGCGTGTGGTAATTGACTTCTGCTTCCCTCAAACTCTGAACAAGATATCTTATGAAATTCTAGAACACGCGCTTGCTATGTCATTGGGCAATCCGCCGCTTTCTAAGCCGATCTATACCGCTATAAATGTGCCGGAGGACATTCCCAACGTACTCGAGACCCTTGTAAATCTCACGTTGCTGAAGGCGAACTGCTTTCCACTTAGCAAACAGTGTGTTTTTCCCAAGACACAGAACATTAACGATATCTTTCCTGAAGTTAACAGGAGGCTCGTTGCCCTCTATCCGCTTAACGCAGAAGATGCGTGGCTAGACGATTAG